The DNA region TGACCGCCTGCAGGGTCACCGCCGAAGCCTCGCGGTGCGGCGAGTGGCCGGCACCCGGGATCGCCACGACGTCCACCGGGCAGTAGCACTCTTCTTGCGCGATCTCGACCTGGCGCATCGTGCCGTATTGATCATCGGCGCCCTGCACGATCAGCACGGGCACGCGGATATAGGCGAGATATTCGGAGATATCCCAATCGCGGAATTTCGGATCGAGCCAGGCGCCGTTCCAGCCATGGAAGGCATTGTCGACGTCCTTGTGCCAGCGCGCCAGCTTCTCCTTCAGATTGGTGGTCTCGTACGCCGTCTTGATCTCGGCGATCGAGGCTACCGAAATGTCCTCGACGATGAAATGCGGCGCGAGCAGCGCGATGCCGTGCAGGCGATGATCCTGATGCGCGCCGGCATAGATCGCCGCGATCGAGGCGCCGTCGGAATGACCGACCAGTAGGCCGCGGCGGAAGCCGATTGCATCGAGCAGTTTCGGCAACACATCGAGCGCCTCGCGATGCATGTAGTCGACCGGCCGCGGCAGCGTCACCGGCGACGATGCGCCATAGCCGGCGCGTGAATAGACGAACACGCCGGCACCGGTCGCCGCCTGCAGTTTTTCGGGGAAGTCGCCCCACAGGCCGACCGAGCCGAGGCCTTCGTGCAGCATCACGATGGTGGGGGCGGTGTCGGGTGATGGACCGAGCCTGCGGTATTCGAGCTCGGCGGCGTCGATGGAGAGGAAGCCGTTGGAGGTCAAGTTCTGCATTGGCGGGGCCTCCTCACTCGTCGTCCCGGCGAAGGCCGGGACCCATACGCCGCGGCCGTTGTTTTGAGAGATGCTGTTCGACGGCTTTCGCGCAGCAACTGAGACCTGTGGTTATGGGTCCCGGCCTTCGCCGGGACGACCCGTGGAGACATTATTGCGCGCCATCGCGCAGTTTGAATCGCTGGATCTTTCCCGTCGCCGTCTTCGGCAAGGACTCCACCACATCGATCCAGCGCGGATACTTCCATGGGCCGATCTTCTGCTTGACGTGCTCCTTCAGCGCCTCATGCAGACCGTCGGCCGTGCTCTCCGGCCGCAGCACCACGAACGCTTTCGGCTTCAGCAGCCCTTCCGGATCGGCCTCCGGCACCACGGCGGCTTCCAGCACCGCGGGATGGGTGATCAGCGCGCTCTCGACCTCGAACGGCGAGACCCAGATGCCGGAGACCTTGAACATGTCGTCGGCGCGGCCGCAGAAGGTGTAGCGGCCCTCGGCATCGCGGATGTATTTGTCGCCGGTGCGGGTCCACGGCCCTTCGAAGGTGGCGCGGCTCTTGGCGCGCTGGTTCCAGTAGCTCTCGCCGGCGGATGGCGCATCGACCAGCAGCTCGCCGACTTCGCCATCGGCGACCTCGGCACCCAATTCGTTGACCAGCCGCACCTTGTAGCCGGGCACCGGGCGGCCGGAGCAGCCGTACTTGATGTCGCCAGGCGCATTCGACAGGAAGATGTGCAGCAGTTCGGTCGAGCCGACGCCGTCGAGGATGTCGACGCCGAACCGCGCGCGCCAGGCGTTACCGACCGATTCCGGCAGCGCCTCGCCGGCCGAGGTGCAGACCCGCAGCCGATCGCCGCCGCTTTGCGCCTTCATCGCCTCGTCGTTCAGCATCGCCGCGAACAGGGTCGGCACGCCGAAGAAGATGCTGGGATGATACTTGTTCAGCAGCGCGAACATCACCGCCGGCGTCGGACGCTCGGAATTGAGCACCGTGGTGGCGCCGACCGACATCGGGAAGGTCAGCGCGTTGCCGAGGCCGTAAGCGAAGAACAGCTTTGCCGCCGACAGCCCGACATCGTCCTCGCGGATCCCAAGCACCTGCCTGGCATAAGTCTCCGCCGTCGCGGCGAGATTGGAATGCAGATGGCGCACGCCCTTCGGCATGCCGGTCGAGCCCGACGAATAGAGCCAGAATGCCGGCTCGTCGGCATGGGTCGGCGCGGTCGCGAACACGTCACCTTCGCGCGCGATCTCGTCGGAAAGCCTCTTGTGGCCGTGCGCCTCCTTGCCGGAGACGATCACATGCTCGAGGTCGGGCATGCGCGTGACGACGTCCTTCACCACCGGCAGCAGCGCCTCGGAGATGAACAGCACGCGCGCCCGGCAATCGCCGAGGATGTAGGCGTATTGCTCCGCGGTCAGCAGCGTGTTGAGCGGCACCGGCACCACGCCGGCGCGGATCGCCCCCAGGAACACGGTCGGGAAATCGACCGTATCCAGCATGATCATGGCGACGCGCTCTTCGCGGCGGACGCCGAGCCGGCGCAGCATGTTGCCGACCCGCCGGGTCTGCCGCTGCAACCCGCCATAGGTGAGTTGGGACACCGTGTCGTCGAACACGATCTTGTCGCCGCGGCCTTCATCGACATTGCGGTCGAGCAGCCAGGAGACTGCGTTATAAGTCATGCTCCGCTCCTCGGACCCAGACGCGCCACGCTTCCCTCTCCTGTGAATTTAAGAATTATAATTCATACAAAGCCACTACGTTGGCTTGCTGTCAATGCTCTTCGGCATTATGTTTCCGAAAACTGCCGCCTCGCACAGGGATCATGACCGCAGACCCCGATCCGGAAACTGCCTTCCTCGAACAGCTTGGCCAGCGTGTGCGCACGACGCGCGCGCTCCGCGGCATGTCGCGCAAGGTGCTGGCAAAAGTCTCCGGCATCTCCGAACGCTACATCGCCCAGCTCGAAAGCGGCAAAGGGAATGTCTCGATCGTGCTGCTGCGCCGTGTCGCAGGCGCGATGGCCGCGCATCTCGAAGATCTCATTCCGTCCGCCGAGCCTGCGCCCGACTGGGCCGTCATCCGCGACCTGCTGCGCAAGGCCTCGCCGAGCCAGATCGCGCAGGCCAAGGACATCCTCGCCGGCAGCAGCCCGTTGGCGCCGCGCCGCGCCTCGTTCTCCGGCATCGCGCTGATAGGCTTGCGCGGCGCCGGCAAGACCACGCTCGGCCGCATGCTGGCAAAGAAGATCGGCTGGAGTTTTGTCGAGCTCAACAAGGAGATCGAGGCGCAGAACGGGCTCTCCGTCGCCGAGATCATCGCGCTCTACGGCCAGGAAGGCTTTCGCCGCATGGAGCAGGCCGCGTTGACGCAATTGCTGGCGCGGAAGGAATTGATGGTGCTGGCGACCGGCGGCGGCATCGTCTCGGAGCCGCTGACCTTCGATCTGATCCTGTCGTCGTTCTATACGATCTGGCTGAAGGCCGAGCCCGAAGAGCACATGGCCCGCGTGCGTCGTCAAGGTGATCTGCGCCCGATGGCCGACGACCGCTCGGCGATGGCGGAACTGCGCAACATCCTGGTCAGCCGCGAGCCACTGTACGCGCGGGCGTCGGCGGTGGTCGACACCGCGGGGCTGTCGGTCGATGCGGCGGCGGCGCGGCTGATCGATTCGGTGCGGCCGGTGCTACAGAACGAGGCGCGCAGCTTCGGCCTGCGCAGCGTGGCGCTTTAATACCGCCGCCTCACCAATCCCGATCTTTAAAGTCGGATCAAATGCGGGCATTTACGGCCCTATGTGCCGCTTTCGGCTAAACTTTGCGGATGTTTGCGCGATACCTCGCGCGACTGCCCCGATAAAGTACCAGCTCCGACTTAACCCGGTGCGTGTGATGAAGATCAGCCCGTTCATTTCTTATGCGCAGAGTCTCGCGTGGATTTCTTGCTTCGTCGCACTGCTAGTGGTCATCTTCATGATTTCGAGCCTGTTGTTCTTCGATCTCGCCCACGGCAACCCCTACCGGCCGTCAAGAGACCTGGGCACTACGGTCGTAATCGTGCCGCTGCTTATGGCACTCATTGCCGCCCTAGGTACGCTGCTCGTGTTGACCGTGCCGCAGTTTTTCCAGGCTTTCACGATCGAGGCGCTCGGTCGAATCTTCGGTGATCGAGCACGATTCGCCGTGCTGCCAGTTTTGCCGCTGACGGCAATTCTCTCCTGGTATTGCCGCGACTACCTGACGCCTTCCTACGAGCTCGGCATCAATGCCGGGCCCGATTGGACACCTTATCAGCACGGCATCACTCTTCATCGCTACTTCACGACCCTGATGTTTCAGGCCGCGCCCACGCTATTTAGTTTGCTGCACATGGATCTTGGAACTCGCGGCAAATCACGTACGCGATTGCTTCTCGTCACCGCAGCGCTCGTCGCCATCGCCGGTAGCATCGGTGGCTACACTGCGGCTCAGCAGCAAATTCGGCTGCTTGAAACTTCAACGCAACCCTCACGATAATTTGCATGCGTGATTGGCCGGCTCTCCGGACTTTCACGCTCAAATCACCAACCCTCACAACAACCTGCTCTTCACGTCCTCCGCCCCCTCACGGAGCAGCGGCAGGAAGCGGTCGATCAGCTCCTGCTTGGGCACACGATCGACATGGGCGCCCATGTTGATGGCGGCGACGATGGTGCCGTCGTAGCGGCGCACCGGGACCGAGATCGAGCGGAAGTGCGGTTCGGCTTCGCGATCGACCAGCGAGTAGCCCTGCGCGCGATCGGCGATGACGGTGGCGAGCAGCTTCTTCGGATCGGTCACGGTCTGCGGCGTCACCGCTTCGCGGCGCGTCGCCTTCAGCCGCGTCGCGAGCTCGGCATCGTCGAGACGGCCGAGCATGGCGCGACCGACGGAGGTGCAGAACGCCGGCAGGCGGTAACCGATATCGAGGCCAGCGGAGAACACCCGGGTCGGGCTGGACCGCGCCACGAACACGACATCGTCGCCGTCGAGCAGCGCGAGCGAGGCGATCTCCTGCGCCGCGGTGGCGATGCGGTCGAGCACCGGCTGCAGCACCGTCACCACCTGGTTGGATTGCAGGAACGCGCCGGCCAATGTCAGCACGTGCGGCGTCAGCGTGAATAGCTTGCCGTCGGTGGCGACGAAGCCGCCATGCGCGAGCGTGAACAGGATGCGGCGCGCCGTGGCGCGCGGCAGGTCGGCGGCGCGCGCCAGGTCGCTCAGCGTCGCCGGTCCTGAGACGGTGCCGAACACTTGCAGCAGCCGCAGGCCGCGATCGAGGCTCTCGACGAAATCGGTGGCGCGCTCGTCCTGATCGTCGCGCTTGAGCTTTGGCATCGAGGTCCGGCTTTGAACGGTTCAAAAATTCGGCTTGCTGTCCGATCGAGATATGGCATAATTCGGACATTCGTTCAATAGGCGAACAAATCCAAATCAGGAGACGCCGCCATGATGAGCCAGGAAGCGAACGATCTGATCACCCGTGTCGGCCGCAAGGACCCCTGCGGCAAGCTGATGCGGAAGTACTGGCAGCCGGCGGCGCTGGTGGACGAATTGCAGGGCGAGCGCCCGGTGCGCCCGGTCAAACTGCTCGGCGAGAACCTGGTGCTGTTCCGCGACAAGGACGGCTGCTACGGGCTGATCGATCGCCACTGCGCGCATCGCGGCGCCGACCTCGCCTTCGGCCGGCTGGAGCATGGCGGGCTGCGCTGCGCCTTCCACGGCTGGCTGTTCGACGCCAGCGGCCAGTGCATCGAGACGCCGGCCGAGCCGGTCGGATCGCAGCTCTGCAAGGGCATCAAGCAGCGCGCCTATCCGGTGGTCGAGAAGAGCGGCATCCTCTGGGCCTGGCTCGGCGAAGGCGAGCCGCCGTCGTTTCCCGAGCTCGATTGTTTCGTCGCGCCCGACAGCCACACCTTTGCGTTCAAGGGACATTGGGGCTGCAACTGGCTGCAGGCGCTCGAGGTCGGCATCGACCCGTCGCACGCCTCCTTCCTGCATCGCTTCTTCGAGGACGAGGATACGTCGACCGGCTACGGCAAGCAGTTCCGCGGCGCCTCCGAAGGCACCGACATGCCGATGACCAGGATCATGCGCGAGTTCGATCGGCCCATCATCAATGTCGAGCACACCGAATACGGGCTGCGCCTGATCACGCTGCGCCAGATCGACGACGAGCGCACCCATGTGCGGGTGACCAACCAGGTCTTCCCGCACGGCTTCGTGCTGCCGATGTCGACCGAGATGACGATCACGCAGTGGCACGTGCCGGTCGATGACGAGAACTGCTACTGGTATGCGATCTTCACCAGCTTCACCGCGCCGGTCGACAAGCAGAAGATGCGCGAGCAGCGGCTCGAGCTCTATGAGCTGCCGGACTACACCTCGCGCAAGAACCGGTCGAACGACTACGGCTTCGACCCGCACGAGCAGGCGACCGCGACCTATACCGGCATGGGCGCCGACATCAACGTGCACGACCAGTGGGCGGTGGAATCGATGGGCGCGATCCAGGATCGCACCAACGAGCATCTCGGCCAGAGCGACAAGGCGATCGTGCAGTATCGCCGCCTGCTGCGGCAGGAGATCGAGAAGGTCGCGGGCGGCGAAACGCCGATCCTGGTCCTCGATGCGGCCTCGGCGCGCAGCATCCAGGGCCCGGCGACGATGGACGGCATCGGCCCGACCCAGGGCTGGGAGCTCTACTGGATGGAGGTCGACGTCAAGCGCCGCCGCGGCGCGCCCTGGGCGGCGCCCGTGCCGCGCGAGATCGCCGACAATGTGCATCGTTTGACGGCGGCTGAGTGATGTTGGCTTCGATGGCGCAGCACCGCACTCTTCACCTCGCCCCGCCTGCGGGGAGAGGTCGGATCGCATCACCAGATGCGATCCGGGTGAGGGGGTACAGGTCTATCGATACATCTCACCCGCGGAGAAAGCCCCTCACCCCAACCCTCTCCCCGCGAAGAGCGGGGAGAGGGAGAAGCAAAGGAGTGACGCCGTGAGTTTCGTGGAGCGCCACGGGTTATGGTCGGACGAGCAGAAGGACGCGGCACTGCGCCTCCGTCGCGTCGTCGAGGAGAAGAACCTCGAAGTTGTCAGGCTGTCCTTTCCCGACCAGCACGGCATCCTGCGCGGCAAGACATTGATCGCCTCCGAAGCGCTGCGCGCGCTGGAGAGCGGCTGCTCCATCACCACGTCGCTGCTCGCCAAGGACACCTCGCACAAGACGGTGTTCCCGGTGTTCAGCGCCGGCGGCGGCTTCGGCATGAAGGAGATGGAGGGCGCGGCCGACGTGCTGATGGTCGCCGACCCCACCACGTTCCGTGTGCTGCCCTGGGCGCAAAACACCGGCTGGCTGCTCTGCGACCTGCATTTCGGCGACGGCCGCCCGGTGCCGTTCGCGACCCGCAACCTCTATCGCAAGGTGCTCGATCAGCTGACGCGCCGCGGTTACGACTTCGTTGCAGGCCTCGAAGTCGAATTCCATCTGTTCAAGCTCGACGATGCGCACATGGCGCCTGACGATGCCGGCCAGCCCGGGCGGCCGCCCGATGTCAGCCTGCTGTGGCACGGCTACCAGTATCTGTCCGAGCAGCGCTACGACCTGATGGAGCCGGCGCTGGAGAGCATCCGCCGCGACATCATCGCGCTCGGCCTGCCGCTGCGCTCGGTCGAGCTCGAGTTCGGCCCGAGCCAGTGCGAATTCACCTTTGCGCCCACCGTGGGGCTCACGCCGGCCGACACCATGGTGCTGTTCCGCTCGGCAGTGAAGCAGATCGCGCGCCGCCACGGCCATCACGCCACCTTCATGTGCCGGCCGAAGCTGCCGAACGTGTTCGCCAGCGGATGGCACCTGCATCAATCGCTGGTGTCACGCGCAAGCGGCGCGAATGCCTTCATGGCGAACGAGACCGGCGAGCCGCTCAGCGCATTCGGCCGCGCCTGGCTTGCCGGCCTGATCGAGCACGCGCGCGCATCGACCGTGTTCACGACGCCGACCATCAACGGCTACAAGCGCTATCGCTCCTATTCGCTGGCGCCGGATCGCGCGATCTGGGGCCGCGACAACCGCGGCGTGATGATCCGCGTGCTCGGCAGCGCAGGCGATCCGGCGACACGGCTGGAGAACCGGATCGGCGAGCCGGCCGCGAACCCCTATCTCTACATGGCCTCACAAATCCTCTCCGGCCTCGACGGCGTCGATCGCAAGCTCGATCCCGGACCGTCAGCCGACATGCCCTACGAGACCAAGGCTGCGCTGCTGCCGAAGTCGCTGCGCGAGGCGGTGTTCGCGCTCGACGACGATCCGTTCTTCCGTGAGGCGCTGGGGCCGGAGTTCGTGGACTATTATGTCCACATCAAGAACGCGGAGATCGAGCGTTTCCAGGCCGAGGTGACGGACTGGGAGCAGCGCGAATATTTCGAGATGTTTTGAGGCCGTTCGTCGTCCCGGCCCCAATACCCCGGATGTTGATTGCTGAAATGGGCTGAGGCCACAGCGCGCTCTAACAATGCGCTTCTGTGGTTATGGGTCCCGGCCTTCGCCGGGACGACGTTGGAGTATGGCGCGACAGCGGTGGCTTAAATCCCAAGATACTTATGCTGCAAATCCGGCTCGGCGATCAGCTGCTCGCTTGTGCCGCTCCACACCGTCTTGCCGCGCTCGATGATGTAATGGCGGTCGGCGATGCGCGAGAGGTTCTCGACGTTCTTGTCGATCACGAGCACCGACTGCCCGCGGCCCTTCAGCATCGACAGGCAGCTCCAGATCTCGTCGCGGATCAGCGGCGCAAGGCCTTCAGTCGCCTCGTCGAGGATCAGGAGCCTTGGGTTGGTCATCAGCGCGCGGCCGATCGCGAGCATCTGCTGCTCGCCGCCGGACAGCGTGACACCCATGTTGCTGGTGCGCTCGGCGAGCCGCGGGAACAGGGCGTGGATTTTTTCGAGCGTCCACGGGTCGGATGCACCCTGGCGATTGCCCGAGGCGGCGACGAGGTTCTCGCGCACGGTGAGGTTCGGAAAGATCTGGCGTCCCTCGGGCACCAGGCCGATGCCGAGTTTTGCGATCCTGTAGGACGGCATGCCGCGCACGGCTTCGCCGGCGAATCGGATGGCGCCTGATCGTGCCGGGGTCAGGCCCATGATCGAGCGGATGGTCGTGGTCTTGCCCATGCCGTTGCGGCCCATCAGGGCGACCATTTCGCCGGACTTGATCCGCAGCGACAGGCCGAACAGCACCTGGCTCAGGCCATAGCAGGTCTCGATCGCGTCGACTTCCAGCAACGTCTCAGCCATTCTGGGTTCAGCCATGGCGCGTCACCGCGTGCTGCTCGCCGAGATAGGCGCGCTTGACCTCGTCATGCTTGCGGATCGCATCCGGCACGTCGCAGGCGATGACGCGGCCATAGACCAGCACCGTGATGCGGTCGGCGAGCGCGAACACCGCCTCCATGTCGTGCTCGACCAGCACGATGGTGACTTCCTTGCGCAGCTCCTTGAGCAGCGCGACCATCCGCGCCGATTCCGTGACACCGAGGCCGGCCATCGGCTCGTCCAGCAGCAGGAGCTGCGGCTTGGTCGCGAGCGCGACCGCAAGCTCGAGCTCGCGCTGCTCGCCATGGCTCAATTGCGACACCACGACATCGGCGCGCGCACCGAGCCCGACGCGCTCCAACGCAGCGCGCGCGGTCTCGCGCAGCGGCTTCTCCTTGCGCGCGTTGCCCCAGAAGCGGAAGGAGTGGCCGTCATGCGCCTGCGCCGCCAGCGCGACATTGTCGAGCGCGGAAAAATCCTTCAGCAGCGAGGTGATCTGGAACGAGCGCGCCAGCCCGAGCCTGGAGCGCTTGTAGGACGGCAGATGCGTGACGTCGCGGCCGCCGAAATAGATGGCACCGGAATTCGGCATCACCTGGCCGGTGAGCTGGCTGATCAAAGTGGTCTTGCCGGCGCCGTTGGGACCGATGATGGCGTGCAGCTCGCCCGGCACGACTTCCATCGACAGATTGTCGGTCGCGGTGATGCCGCCGTAACGGCGGACCAGATTGTCGACGCGGAGCAAGGGTTCAGCCAAAGAATTAGGCACGGCTCATCCTCCCGAGCAGGCCCATGATGCCGCCGCGCGCGAACACGACGATCAGCAGCAGGACGGGGCCGAGGACCAGCCCCGAAAATTCGGTGAACTGCGACAGCAGTTCCTCGAGCAGGAGATAGACGATCGCGCCGATCACGGGCCCGAACAGCGAACCCATGCCGCCCAGGATCACCATCACCATAAGATCGCCGGAGCGGGTCCAGTACATCACGGCCGGGCTGACGAAATCGGTGTTGTTGGCGAGCAGCGCACCGGCGAGACCGCAGATGGTCCCTGCGATGACGAAGCAAACCAGGCGGTAGCGATTGGCGTGGAAGCCGATCGCCTGCATGCGCTGTTCGTTGGAGCGGACGCCCTGCACCACCAGGCCGAAGCGCGAATTGACGATCCGCCAGATCAGTGAGATGCCGCCGAACAGGCAGGCGAGGCAGAGGTAATAGAATTGCGTGCGGTCCGACAGGTTGATCAGGCCGCCGAAATCGCTGCGTTTGTAGACGGTCAGGCCATCGTCGCCGCCATAGCGGGATAGGCCGGAGGTGATGTAGTAGGCCATCTGGGCAAAGGCCAGCGTGATCATGATGAAGTAGACGCCGCGGGTGCGCAGCGAGAGCGCGCCGATCACCAGCGCGAACAGTGCGGACACCACGAGCGCGACCGGCCACTGGATGAAGCCGGAGCCGATGCCCTCGGCGGCGAGGATGCCGACCGCATAGCCGCCGATGCCGAGATAGGCGGCGTGGCCGAAGCTCATCATGCCGCCATAGCCCATGATCAGATTGAGGCTCGCGGCCGCCAGCGCGAAGATCACGATCCGGGTGAACAGCGTGAGGATGAAGATGTTGCCGGTCAGCGCCGAATAGACCGGCAGCAGGACCAGGGCGGCGCACAGCAGCGCCACGACGGCATTGGCGACGTTGAGCTTGGGCATCATCGTTTCGCCGCCGGAAACAGCCCTTCAGGCCGGACCACGAGGATGATCGCCATCAGCAGATAGATCAGCATCGACGACAGCGCCGGCGCCGCGGTCGAGGCCGCCGCACCGCTCAAAACCTTGCGCAAGAGGTCGGGCAGGAAGGCGCGGCCCATCGTGTCGATGATGCCGACGAAGAGCGCGGCCATGAACGCGCCACGGATCGAGCCGATGCCACCGATCACGATGATGACGAAGGCGAGGATCAGGATGTTCTCGCCCATGCCGATCTGCACGGTGAGGATCGGCGCCTGCATCAGGCCGGCGAGGCCGGCGAGCGCGGCGCCCAGGCCGAACACCAGCGTGAACAGCAGCTTGATGTTGATGCCGAGCGCGCCGATCATCTCGCGGTTGGAGGCGCCGGCGCGGATCAGCATGCCGATGCGGGTGCGCATCACGACGAGATAGAGCAGCGCCGCGACCGCGAGCGCCACCGTGATGATCGCAAGGCGGTAGGCTGGATAGTACACGCCCGGAATGATCTGCACGGGGACCGTCAGCCAGGTCGGCAACGGCAGCGCGAGGCCGGCCGGTCCCCAGATCAGGCGGACGGCATCGTTGAAGAACAGGATCAAGCCGAAGGTCGCGAGCACCTGGTCGAGATGGTCGCGGCCATAGAGATGCCGGAGCGCGACATATTCCAGGACAATGCCGAGCAGCAGTGTGGCCCCCAGCGCCAGCAGCGCGCCGAGCACGAAGCTGCCGGTCCAGGCCACGAAGGTCGCCGCGAAATAGGCGCCCATCATATAGAGCGAGCCGTGCGCCAGGTTGACGAAGTCCATGATGCCGAACACCAGCGTCAGGCCGGCTGCGAGCAGGAACAGCAGCAGGCCGAATTGCAGGCCGTTCAGGAGTTGTTCGACGACGAGATACATGGACCCTTCATATCGGGCTGAAACAAAACGGCGGCAGCGCATTTGCGCCGCCGCCTTTACGGCTTGTCGTTCTCCCTCGCCCCGCCCTTGCGGGGAGAGGGTTGGGGTGAGGGGCTGCCTCCACGAACGGAGTTCGCGGAAAGAGCCCCTCACCCGATTGCTTCGCAATCGACCTCTCCCCGCAAGAGCGGGCGAGGTGACTTCAAATCACTTCATCGGACACTTGTCGTGAAACTTGTCCTGGTCGTCCTTGACGATGGTCGCGACCGTCTTCAGCGACAATTGGCCGTCGGCATCCTTGACCACGTCCTGCAGGTAGAAGTTCTGGATCGGGATGTGGTTGTTGCCGTACTTGAACGGACCACGCAGCGACTTGAAGTTGGCCTTCTCCATCTCGGCCTTCATCGCGTCCTTCTTGGTGAGGTCGCCCTTGACAGCGACGACCGCGCTGTTGATGAGCTGGGCGGCGTCGTAGGCTTGGGCGCCGTAATAGGTCGGACGCAGGCCCGGATATTTCTTGCGATAGTCCTCGACGAACTTCTTGTTCTCCGCGTTCGGCAGGTCGTTGACCCATTCCTGCGCGCCGGGAATGCCGATCGCATTGTCCTTCTGCAGCGGCAGCGACAATTCGTCGACCGTGAAGGCCGTATAGAGCGGGATCTGTGCCTTGATGCCGGCCTGGGCATATTGGTTGAGGAACTGGACGCCGGCGGCGCCCGGGTAGAACACGAAGATCGACTCGGCCTTGGAATTGCGCGCCTTGGTCAGCTCGGCGGAGAAGTCGAGCTGGCTCGGCCACACCGTGTATTCCTCGCCGACCACCTCACCCTTGAAGGTGCTCTTCAGGCCGGCGAGCATGTCCTTGCCGGCGGCGTAGTTCGGGCCGATCAGGAACACCGACTTGACGCCCTTCTGGTTCATGTAGAGGCCCATCGCGGCGGGCGTCTGGTCGTTCTGCCAGGAGGTCGAGAAGGTGTAGGGCGAGCACAGTTCGCCGGCGAGCTGCGACGGACCGGCATTGGCCGAGATCAGGAAGGTTTTGGAATCGGCCGCGGTCTTCAGCGAGGCCAGCAGCACGTTCGACCAGATGTAGCCGACGATGAAATCGACCTTGTCGGATTGCACCAGCTTCTCGGTCTTCTGCTTGCCGACGTCAGGCTTCTGCTGGTCGTCCTCGTAGATCACCTCGACCGGCTTGCCGTCGATCTTGCGGCCGAGATGGTCGAGCGCGAGCTCGAACGAATTGCGCATGTCGTTGCCGATCACGGCGGTCGGGCCGCTGAAGGTCGACACAAAGCCGATCTTGATGCTGTCAGCCGCCGCCGCCGGCTGCGCCAGCGCCAAACCCATGGCGCCCGCCAGCCAAAATGCCTTCTTCATATTCACTCCCCTCCTCAGCCAAAACTCTCCGCCAGCCCATCGAAACCGGTCTGGCGCCGCGCTTTTGCGCGCGGTTCTCGTGACCTGTTTTGTGCGCGATATCGCAACTCTGCGGCAAGCACGAACCGATGGCGGTGATTTAGAACCTTCGGCGCATACCCCAGCACCTTGCATCATAATTCGTCCAAATCGGCCATGGCAAGAAATATAATGCCGGTTGCGTAGGCAACTATTGTCGCAGGCCAATCCTTTTGCTCGACCGGCCTGAGAGTATGCGAGGCTATCTTCCCACCCGACGGTGTCATCGCCCGGCCTGTGCGCAATTGCGCACATGGACCGGGCGACCCAGTACGCCGCGGCCCGTCGGCTCAAGCACTGCCGTCTCTGGAATACTGGATCACCCGCATGCGCGGGTGATGACACCGAGTGAGATGGGTAAATCAGGCCGTCACCCCCGAGCGATGCCATCGCGATCACGTCGCGTGCCCCGGCTGGGGCGGATCGGCGCCGCGCCGCTGCCATTCCGCCCAGCTCGGCCGGTCCATCTGGAACAGATCGGTGCAACGGGCATACCAGCCGCTACCATGCATGCGGCCGATCAGTTGCAGCGCCGGC from Bradyrhizobium genosp. L includes:
- a CDS encoding alpha/beta fold hydrolase, coding for MQNLTSNGFLSIDAAELEYRRLGPSPDTAPTIVMLHEGLGSVGLWGDFPEKLQAATGAGVFVYSRAGYGASSPVTLPRPVDYMHREALDVLPKLLDAIGFRRGLLVGHSDGASIAAIYAGAHQDHRLHGIALLAPHFIVEDISVASIAEIKTAYETTNLKEKLARWHKDVDNAFHGWNGAWLDPKFRDWDISEYLAYIRVPVLIVQGADDQYGTMRQVEIAQEECYCPVDVVAIPGAGHSPHREASAVTLQAVTEFALAALRDDRTLAA
- a CDS encoding benzoate-CoA ligase family protein; protein product: MTYNAVSWLLDRNVDEGRGDKIVFDDTVSQLTYGGLQRQTRRVGNMLRRLGVRREERVAMIMLDTVDFPTVFLGAIRAGVVPVPLNTLLTAEQYAYILGDCRARVLFISEALLPVVKDVVTRMPDLEHVIVSGKEAHGHKRLSDEIAREGDVFATAPTHADEPAFWLYSSGSTGMPKGVRHLHSNLAATAETYARQVLGIREDDVGLSAAKLFFAYGLGNALTFPMSVGATTVLNSERPTPAVMFALLNKYHPSIFFGVPTLFAAMLNDEAMKAQSGGDRLRVCTSAGEALPESVGNAWRARFGVDILDGVGSTELLHIFLSNAPGDIKYGCSGRPVPGYKVRLVNELGAEVADGEVGELLVDAPSAGESYWNQRAKSRATFEGPWTRTGDKYIRDAEGRYTFCGRADDMFKVSGIWVSPFEVESALITHPAVLEAAVVPEADPEGLLKPKAFVVLRPESTADGLHEALKEHVKQKIGPWKYPRWIDVVESLPKTATGKIQRFKLRDGAQ
- a CDS encoding helix-turn-helix transcriptional regulator; protein product: MTADPDPETAFLEQLGQRVRTTRALRGMSRKVLAKVSGISERYIAQLESGKGNVSIVLLRRVAGAMAAHLEDLIPSAEPAPDWAVIRDLLRKASPSQIAQAKDILAGSSPLAPRRASFSGIALIGLRGAGKTTLGRMLAKKIGWSFVELNKEIEAQNGLSVAEIIALYGQEGFRRMEQAALTQLLARKELMVLATGGGIVSEPLTFDLILSSFYTIWLKAEPEEHMARVRRQGDLRPMADDRSAMAELRNILVSREPLYARASAVVDTAGLSVDAAAARLIDSVRPVLQNEARSFGLRSVAL
- a CDS encoding IclR family transcriptional regulator domain-containing protein, whose amino-acid sequence is MPKLKRDDQDERATDFVESLDRGLRLLQVFGTVSGPATLSDLARAADLPRATARRILFTLAHGGFVATDGKLFTLTPHVLTLAGAFLQSNQVVTVLQPVLDRIATAAQEIASLALLDGDDVVFVARSSPTRVFSAGLDIGYRLPAFCTSVGRAMLGRLDDAELATRLKATRREAVTPQTVTDPKKLLATVIADRAQGYSLVDREAEPHFRSISVPVRRYDGTIVAAINMGAHVDRVPKQELIDRFLPLLREGAEDVKSRLL
- a CDS encoding aromatic ring-hydroxylating dioxygenase subunit alpha; its protein translation is MMSQEANDLITRVGRKDPCGKLMRKYWQPAALVDELQGERPVRPVKLLGENLVLFRDKDGCYGLIDRHCAHRGADLAFGRLEHGGLRCAFHGWLFDASGQCIETPAEPVGSQLCKGIKQRAYPVVEKSGILWAWLGEGEPPSFPELDCFVAPDSHTFAFKGHWGCNWLQALEVGIDPSHASFLHRFFEDEDTSTGYGKQFRGASEGTDMPMTRIMREFDRPIINVEHTEYGLRLITLRQIDDERTHVRVTNQVFPHGFVLPMSTEMTITQWHVPVDDENCYWYAIFTSFTAPVDKQKMREQRLELYELPDYTSRKNRSNDYGFDPHEQATATYTGMGADINVHDQWAVESMGAIQDRTNEHLGQSDKAIVQYRRLLRQEIEKVAGGETPILVLDAASARSIQGPATMDGIGPTQGWELYWMEVDVKRRRGAPWAAPVPREIADNVHRLTAAE